Proteins encoded together in one Terriglobus saanensis SP1PR4 window:
- a CDS encoding sigma 54-interacting transcriptional regulator, translating into MKSLPVTLGELRKSEWTPEYVARSVKDELRDNLIVKLRAKEAIFPGIVGYEDTVTPQIVNAVLSKHNFILLGLRGQAKSRILRALTTLLDEKAPYVAGSELRDNPYAPLSKYSRDLIATMGDDTPIAWMGREERYVEKLATPDVTVADLIGDVDPIKAARSGEILSSELTMHYGLLPRANRGIFAINEIPDLAGKIQVALFNIMQEGDVQIKGYPVRLELDVAIVFSANPEDYTARGKIVTPLKDRIGSEIRTHYLDSLDQAISVTEQEAWSKRGGLDLHIPRYIREVVEQIAFTAREEKRVDKRSGVSQRLPISTLELVISNAERRALLHGESTAVPRIGDIYTALPGITGKIELEYEGEMRGADKVVHEIINTAVAHTFDGYFADVNTQQIEEWFNLGGTVQLSDATSSEDSMKELRTIQGLAEKLKPLKLPAHIAAEQFVSAAEFLLEGMTAHKRISRTEERSFTAIEKRNRDRSQGFQEEIREREREKQEWQSKNRNKRGFN; encoded by the coding sequence CAACCTGATCGTAAAACTGCGCGCCAAAGAAGCCATCTTCCCCGGCATCGTAGGGTACGAAGACACCGTCACACCCCAGATCGTGAACGCGGTCCTCTCCAAACACAACTTCATTTTGCTCGGCCTGCGCGGCCAGGCAAAAAGCCGCATCCTCCGCGCGCTCACCACGCTGCTGGACGAAAAGGCCCCCTACGTCGCCGGCTCCGAGTTGCGGGACAATCCCTACGCTCCGCTGAGCAAGTACTCCCGAGACCTGATAGCCACCATGGGCGATGACACCCCCATCGCATGGATGGGACGCGAAGAGCGCTATGTCGAAAAGCTCGCGACCCCGGACGTCACCGTGGCCGATCTCATCGGCGATGTGGATCCCATCAAGGCGGCGCGCTCCGGCGAAATCCTCTCCAGCGAACTCACCATGCACTACGGCCTGCTGCCCCGCGCCAATCGCGGCATCTTCGCCATCAACGAAATCCCCGACCTCGCAGGCAAGATCCAGGTCGCGCTCTTCAACATCATGCAGGAGGGCGACGTCCAGATTAAGGGCTACCCCGTCCGCCTCGAACTCGACGTCGCCATCGTCTTTTCCGCGAACCCGGAAGACTACACGGCGCGCGGCAAGATTGTGACCCCTCTGAAAGATCGCATCGGTTCGGAGATTCGCACACACTATCTCGACTCGCTCGATCAAGCCATCTCCGTCACGGAGCAGGAAGCCTGGTCTAAGCGCGGAGGTCTCGATCTGCACATCCCACGCTACATCCGCGAAGTCGTGGAGCAGATCGCCTTCACCGCGCGCGAAGAAAAGCGCGTCGACAAGCGTAGCGGCGTATCACAGCGCCTTCCTATCTCCACACTGGAACTCGTGATCTCGAACGCCGAACGCCGCGCGCTCCTTCATGGAGAAAGCACCGCGGTTCCCCGCATCGGCGATATCTACACCGCTCTCCCCGGCATCACAGGCAAGATCGAGCTTGAGTACGAAGGCGAGATGCGCGGCGCGGATAAGGTCGTCCACGAGATCATCAACACCGCCGTCGCCCACACCTTCGACGGCTACTTCGCCGACGTGAACACGCAGCAGATCGAGGAGTGGTTCAACCTCGGCGGTACCGTGCAGCTCTCCGACGCAACCTCCTCGGAGGATTCGATGAAGGAGCTTCGCACCATCCAGGGGCTCGCAGAAAAGTTGAAGCCCCTGAAGCTGCCCGCGCACATCGCTGCCGAGCAGTTCGTCTCCGCAGCCGAGTTCCTTCTGGAAGGCATGACGGCGCATAAGCGCATCTCCCGCACGGAAGAGCGCAGCTTCACCGCCATCGAGAAGAGGAACAGGGACCGCTCGCAGGGTTTTCAGGAAGAGATCCGCGAGCGTGAGCGGGAGAAGCAGGAGTGGCAGTCCAAGAACCGCAACAAACGCGGCTTCAACTAG